In Fusarium verticillioides 7600 chromosome Unknown supercont3.27, whole genome shotgun sequence, a single window of DNA contains:
- a CDS encoding hypothetical protein (At least one base has a quality score < 10): protein MRLSTSALVLGAASSAIGLQEQQILGGDSKPLVDIDVNAWTKPLEKFFGEISSEAKAVWDEVTLLAPDAVEAFKKQVLIQPKKANRRPDAHWDHIVKGADVQSLWVEKNGEKHREVGGKLDNFNLRAKKVDPSKLGVDKVKQYSGYLDNEEEDKHLFYWFFESRNDPKNDPVVLWLNGGPGCSSLTGLFLELGPASINKKIELVNNPESWNNNASVIFLDQPVNVGYSYSGGSVSNTVAAGKDIYALLTLFFHQFPEYAKQDFHIAGESYAGHYIPVVANEIVSHDDRNIGFKSVLIGNGLTDGSMDNALPRCQSLIKGCYESGSAWSCVPASIYCNNAMMGPYQRTGQNVYDIRGKCEDSSNLCYPGLGYIADYLNREEVKEALGVEVSSYDSCNMDINRNFLFAGDWMQPYHQLVPNVLDKIPVLIYAGDADFICNWLGNQAWTDKLQWSGQKDFSHAKIKNLEHDGKEYGKVKSSGNFTFMQIYGAGHMVPMDQPEASSDFFNRWLSGEWF, encoded by the exons ATGCGTTTGTCAACCTCCGCGCTCGTGCTGGGCGCTGCCTCTTCGGCCATCGGCctgcaagagcagcagatACTCGGCGGCGACTCCAAGCCTCTCGTCGATATCGACGTCAACGCCTGGACTAAGCCACTCGAGAAGTTCTTTGGCGAGATCTCATCAGAGGCCAAGGCTGTCTGGGACGAAGTCACGCTTCTTGCTCCCGACGCTGTCgaggctttcaagaagcAGGTCCTTATCCAGCCTAAGAAAGCCAACCGTCGACCCGATGCCCACTGGGATCACATCGTCAAGGGTGCTGACGTCCAGTCCCTTtgggtcgagaagaatgGCGAGAAGCATCGCGAGGTTGGCGGAAAGCTCGACAACTTCAACCTCCGCGCCAAGAAGGTCGACCCTTCAAAGCTCGGtgttgacaaggtcaagcagTACAGTGGTTATCTCGacaatgaggaggaggacaagCATCTCTTCTACT GGTTCTTCGAGTCCCGTAACGACCCCAAGAACGACCCTGTCGTCCTCTGGCTTAACGGTGGCCCTGGCTGCTCTTCATTGACTGgtctcttccttgagcttggacctgcttccatcaacaagaagatcgagcTCGTCAACAACCCCGAGTCCTGGAACAACAATGCTTCCGTCATCTTCCTTGACCAGCCCGTCAATGTAGGCTACTCCTACAGTGGTGGTTCCGTCAGCAACACTGTTGCTGCCGGCAAGGACATCTATGCTCTCCTCACCCTGTTCTTCCACCAGTTCCCCGAGTATGCCAAGCAGGACTTCCACATTGCTGGCGAGTCATATGCAGGCCACTACATCCCTGTTGTCGCCAACGAGATTGTCTCTCACGATGACCGCAACATCGGCTTCAAGAGCGTCCTCATTGGCAATGGCCTTACTGATGGG TCCATGGATAACGCTCTGCCCCGCTGCCAGTCTCTAATCAAGGGGTGCTACGAGTCCGGCAGTGCCTGGTCTTGTGTCCCCGCCAGCATCTACTGCAACAACGCCATGATGGGCCCCTACCAGCGCACCGGCCAGAATGTCTACGACATTCGAGGCAAGTGTGAGGACAGCTCCAACCTCTGCTATCCTGGCCTAGGTTACATTGCCGACTACCTGAACCGcgaagaggtcaaggaggctcttggtgttgaggtcaGCAGCTACGACAGCTGCAACATGGACATCAACCGAAACTTCCTCTTTGCTGGAGACTGGATGCAGCCTTACCACCAGCTCGTCCCCAAcgttcttgacaagatcccCGTTCTCATCTATGCTGGCGATGCCGACTTTATCTGCAACTGGTTGGGTAACCAGGCATGGACCGACAAGCTCCAGTGGTCTGGCCAGAAAGATTTCAGCcacgccaagatcaagaacctaGAGCATGACGGCAAGGAGTACGGCAAGGTCAAGTCTAGCGGTAACTTCACCTTCATGCAGATCTATGGTGCTGGCCACATGGTGCCCATGGACCAGCCCGAGGCTTCCTCTGATTTCTTCAACCGCTGGCTAAGCGGAGAGTGGTTCTAA
- a CDS encoding 40S ribosomal protein S18, with the protein MSLVSGEKSNFQFILRLLNTNVDGKQKVMYALTKIKGVGRRYSNLVCKKADVDLNKRAGELTSEELERIVTILQNPTQYKIPTWFINRQRDIVDGKDSHILANGVDSKLREDLERLKKIRAHRGLRHYWGLRVRGQHTKTTGRRGRTVGVSKKKGG; encoded by the exons ATGTCGCTCGTCTCGGGAGAGAAGTCGAACTTCCAGTTC ATTCTCcgtcttctcaacaccaatgtTGACGGAAAGCAAAAGGTTATGTACGCCTtgaccaagatcaagggtgTCGGTCGCCGATACTCCAACTTGGTTTGCAAGAAGGCCGACGTGGACCTGAACAAGCG CGCTGGTGAGCTCACCTCTGAAGAGCTCGAGCGAATCGTCACCATCCTCCAAAACCCCACCCAGTACAAGATCCCCACGTGGTTCATCAACCGACAGCGCGATATCGTCGATGGCAAGGACTCCCACATTCTTGCCAACGGTGTCGACTCAAAGCTCCGTGAGGATCTCGAGCGCCTCAAGAAGATCCGCGCCCACCGTGGTCTCCGACACTACTGGGGTCTCCGTGTCCGCGGTCAGCACACCAAGACCACTGGTCGCCGTGGCAGGACCGTCGGtgtctccaagaagaagggtggtTAA
- a CDS encoding endo-1,3(4)-beta-glucanase (At least one base has a quality score < 10), giving the protein MHSSILALGLAALFNGAFAQNNSYSQYSIKTTYDSSNFFEAFEFFNEKDPTNGFVDYVDADAANSEGLAGYVDGAVYMGVDYQTKNPSNGRRSVRVTSHDAFTHGLFIADIAHMPGSIPGVWPAYWMFGPNWPTSGEIDILEGVSTQTENKISLHTGPGCSITNDGTTQGTTLESENCDSAGASAGCGQNTSDNQNYGDGFNDIGGGVYATEWTSDHIAVWFFHRGRIPQDIQSGNPTPSSWGPPAAKFNGGQGCNIDDHFKENNIVFDTTFCGDWAGSPDVWGKNPETSSLGDCEDYVANNPADFKNAYWLVNSIKVYVQGGSYGGGGNGTTGGGNSGSGNSGSGNSGNGNSGNGNSGNGNSGNGNSGNGNSGNGNSGNGNSGNGNSGNGNSGNGNSGNGQSENGDGQTNPPSSTQPGQDTQNGQQGQNGDGYSPDSQHGQGGGYSTGQSFDNGQYHGPGAYKTTKSQPSGTTSWDGNGWRVGSKRSVISKRYLA; this is encoded by the coding sequence ATGCACTCCTCCATCCTCGCGCTGGGCCTTGCGGCCTTGTTCAATGGTGCGTTTGCACAGAATAACTCCTACTCTCAGTACTCCATCAAGACCACATACGACTCTTCCAACTTTTTCGAAGCCTTTGAATTCTTCAACGAGAAGGATCCTACGAACGGCTTTGTTGACTACGTCGATGCCGACGCCGCCAACTCCGAGGGTTTGGCTGGCTATGTCGATGGCGCTGTCTACATGGGTGTAGACTACCAGACAAAGAACCCCTCCAACGGCCGAAGGTCTGTCCGTGTCACCTCTCACGACGCTTTCACTCACggtctcttcatcgccgatATTGCCCATATGCCTGGCAGCATCCCCGGTGTCTGGCCCGCATACTGGATGTTCGGCCCCAACTGGCCAACCTCTGGCGAGATTGATATCCTCGAGGGCGTCAGCACTCAGaccgagaacaagatcagTCTCCACACTGGGCCTGGCTGCAGCATCACCAATGATGGCACCACTCAGGGCACGACCCTCGAGTCCGAGAACTGCGATTCTGCTGGTGCCTCCGCCGGCTGTGGCCAGAACACCTCAGACAACCAGAACTacggcgatggcttcaatgaCATCGGCGGCGGAGTCTACGCCACTGAGTGGACATCCGACCACATTGCTGTATGGTTCTTCCACCGTGGTCGCATCCCGCAAGATATCCAGTCCGGTAACCCCACCCCTTCATCCTGGGGTCCTCCCGCTGCCAAATTCAACGGCGGCCAAGGCTGCAACATCGACGATCacttcaaggagaacaacATCGTCTTTGATACCACTTTCTGTGGTGACTGGGCTGGCTCTCCTGATGTCTGGGGCAAGAACCCAGAGACCTCGTCTTTGGGAGACTGCGAGGACTATGTTGCCAACAACCCTGCCGACTTCAAGAACGCCTACTGGCTCGTAAACAGTATCAAGGTTTACGTCCAGGGAGGCTCGTacggtggtggtggtaacGGAACCACCGGTGGCGGCAACTCTGGCAGCGGTAACAGCGGTAGTGGTAACAGTGGTAACGGCAACTCTGGCAACGGCAACTCGGGAAATGGAAATTCTGGTAATGGCAACTCTGGTAATGGCAACTCTGGTAATGGCAACTCCGGTAACGGAAACTCGGGTAATGGAAACTCGGGCAACGGAAACAGTGGCAATGGCAACAGCGGTAACGGCCAGAGCGAAAATGGCGATGGCCAGACCAACCCACCCAGCAGTACTCAGCCAGGACAAGACACCCAGAACGGTCAGCAAGGTCAGAACGGTGATGGATACTCACCTGACAGTCAACACGGCCAGGGTGGTGGCTACAGCACTGGCCAAAGTTTCGACAATGGCCAATACCATGGCCCCGGAGCCTACAAGACCACCAAGTCCCAACCAAGCGGCACCACAAGCTGGGACGGAAACGGTTGGCGAGTCGGGTCCAAGCGATCCGTCATCTCGAAGCGATATCTTGCATGA